The Mesotoga sp. UBA6090 sequence GTCTTTTTGACTCTCCTTTTTGTTTTGAGAAACCGTGGTACGTGGTAGCAGGTAGGGGGTTCGTAAGAACAAGAGAAACTGGTTGACCGTTGAAAGGTTCTCCGTTCTCAGAAAAGAACGGTTACAAGTTCCAAATTGTGAGTTGCATTGCGAAAAATTCGTTCCAAACGGATGTAGGGGCGTGCGGCGGCACGCCCGCTATTAAGAATCAATCTTCCCAAGGATAGAGATCATCCTCTTCAATAGTTGAACGAACCAAATTCTAGCCAGAATTATGCAAGAATGACGGGAAGGACTGTCATCCCGAACTTGTTTCGGGATCTGGGTTTTTGAGAAACCGTGGTACGTGGTAGCAGGTAGGGGGTTCGTAAGAACAAGAGAAACTGGTTGACCGTTGAAAGGTTCTCCGTTCTCAGAAAAGAACGGTTACAAGTTCCAAATTGTGAGTTGCATGTGCGAATAGATTCGATCCAAACGGATGTAGGGGCGTGCGGCGGCACGCCCGCTACTGTGAACGATCAATCTTCCCAAGGATAGAGATCGTCCTCTTCAATAGTTGAACGAACCTGATTTGTCTTTCTGTCGGGATTCTCTCTATCTATCTGCCATCTCAAGGGGTTATTCACAATGTACTCACGAATTCGATTCTGTTCTTTCTCACTGCGGATGACATGTTCATAGTAATTTCGTTGCCAAATAGATTTCCCGGGCGTGCCGTGCAGTTCGTTCGCTCGAACCGTTGCAGCTGCTTTGAAACGCGATACGAAAGAACCAATCGTCTTTGCTTTCATAGCCCTTCTTTCTGCTTCCAAACATTCACTGACAATCTGCCTTTCGCCTCTATGTATCGCTACAATTGCGTGCAGGTGATTTGGCATTATCACAAACGCATCTAGTTCGATTTCCTTTCTGACTTCTGCAGATCTTAGCCACTCTTCAACAACGATTTTGCCAATGCTACTCAAGATTACTCTGCCATCAACCATAGTTCCCAACAAACACTGCCTACGATACGTACATATTGTCAAGAAATATGCTCCGGTTCGAGAATAATCATACTCCTTCAGTCTAATTGACCGCCTTTCTATAAGTCTCTCATTGTGTTCCAAAACGCAACCCTCCGAGATCTTTTCCTCTCACGGGCGAACGGCCGTTCGCCCCTACAATAGATTCGCATAATCGTCTGGAATTGTCATCTGGTAGCAGTCTATCGTAAGTCCCTCACTGCGTCTTCCCGAAGCAAATGTGCCTTTGCGCAAATCAATCCTATTCGGTTTTCATAACCCGGTTTTGATAACCCGTTCTTGCTAACCCGCATCTTATAACCCGATATTCACGTTTTCTTGTCGGAGGACGGCGAACCCTTAACGATCAACCCGGACTTTCAGCGTACAGCGTTTTCTTCCAAGCGTTAAGCGGCTATTCTGCCCGCATAGCGAAACTGGCCTTATCAGAGGTGAGACTAACCGCATGCAGTGTGACTGGCCGCCAAAGGTTACTAGCCTCTCTCTAATAATGCTATAATCAAGATTGGGAGGAATATCCATGCCTGACAGATCACTGGATTGGTTACGTCAAGCAAAAAGGGACCTTGAACATGCGCGAGAGTCTGTTGTTAATGGCAAACACGAATGGGCATGCTTTGCGGCACAGCAAGCAGCTGAAAAGGCAGTAAAGGCTCTCCATCTTTCTTTGGGACAGGAAGCGTGGGGACACATGGTAAGCAGACTTATTCAAGACCTCCCTGAGGGAATTGACTTGCCCGAAGAGTTATTGGATAAGGCGAAAATTCTTGACAATTCATACATACCTGCGAGATATCCAAATGGTCATCCTCGTGTATTGTCAAAAGAGAGAGGGTATAGAATGAGGGTAGAGGGAGTAGCCAGTGGTCATCCTTAGGCTTAGAGCCTGTATGTCAGATTGGGCACCCTTCTTAACACGATTGAGAGTAATGGTCGAAAAGACCGCACCTTGTACGAGGTTGTGAAAGGAGGAACCCTCATGTTATATGTAGGAGTCGACATATCCAGTGAAAGTTTTGACGTTTGTTTCTATTTACCAGAGAAGAAGAAAATGAAAAGCATGAAGTACAAACAGGACAGGGAAGGTTTTAGGGAATTTCTAAAGAAGCTAAATACTTACAAGGACGAGAAACAAGTCGGAATGGAAGCTACGGGTTCGTATCACAGCAACTTGTACGGATTTCTTAGGAGCAAAGGGATAGACGTACAGCTTCTCGATCCGTATACCCTTAGCAAATTCATGAAGGCTATGAGCAGGTCAAAGACAGACAAGAAAGATGCAAAAAGCATAGCAGTTGCAATGTACAGGATATTCGATCTGCTGAGCGTTTCTCAAGTACCAGAGGAAGAGATGTCAGCATTCAGGGATTTAGTTAGGATGAGAAGCACTGTAGTAGCAAACTGTTCTGATCTTCAAAGAAAACTGAAGAGCAAATTGAAGATTCATATGCCTGAGCTTCTTAAGACCTTCAGATCCGTTAGTTCACCTGTGCTGTTGCATCTGTTGAGTGTATATCCATCCAGAGAAGAGATACTTGCCAACGAGGAAGATGCAGTCAAATTGCTCAGCTCTCACAGAAACTGGAGTGAAAAGAAAGCGAGAGAGGTTATCGATTCACTCAAAGACTCAATAGGCAAGCCAGATACCTTTGGAACCTACTCAACGATTACCAGCACATTCATAGCTGAAATTAAGCTTCTCAAAGACCACGTGGAAGCCCTGAATGAGGAAATAAAGAGGTTTCTCCGGAAGTTCCCTGACAATCCCCTAAGAACCATACCAGGTATTGCTGAAGTCACAGAAGCCGAAATCGTATCTGAAGTAGGCGACATAGACAGATTCTCTTCTGGGAAAGCCTTTGTATCGTACATAGGCCTTGATCCTGTTATTAAGCAGAGTGGTAACATGACTCGTGGCCTTTCAATTTCTAAGAAGGGTAACAAACATCTACGAAAAACCTTCTACCAGTTAGCTAAAAACCTGATCACAAACACTGAAAAGTACAGGAACAAATACGAGAAGATGAAAGAGAGGGGGGTGAAAAAGAAGGTGGCCCTAACAGCAACTGCAAGAGCTGCAGCTGAAATGGTCTACCAACTTTTGAAAAACAACGTTCCATTTGACCTTTCACTCTCATAATTTTCCTAATTCTATACTTGACAACTTAGAGTAACTGAAGGCTCTCCTTTTGAGTATTTCGGAAGGAAGCAAAGTGAGGAGGCTATTGCATATGCCGGTGAGATTGTTGAATTCGTCAGTAATGAAATGGCCAAGCAAAGAGGCTGTAGTTGAATCACTTGCTAAGTGGTCGGAAGCATTGAAGCGGGATTCCAACATTCTCAGCATCGGTTACTTTGGTTCCTACGCTCGGGGCGATAATGGAGTGGGAAGCGATCTTGATGTGATTATCATAATGGAAGACTCCAAAGTCCCTTTCGGGAAGCGAGGAATAGAATGGGATTTGGCGATGTTACCGGTTCCGGTCGATCTTCTGATCTACACTCTAGACGAGTGGAATGAACTAAACAAAGAACTGTCTTACTTCATTAAAAGATTGAGAGAAGAAGTTAAGTGGATCTTCATGAAAGATGACTCATTGAACCTGTAGAAAGGATCTTTGTTTCGATCAATCTCACTGATGTTATCGGTGGAAGTTAGAAACCCCTGCTTGTTGACGAAGTGCTACGGGCTACGCATAGCGTGAATTGCTTGCGTTAGCTGTCTTCATTCTGAAGAGCTTATGGCCAACTGGAAGCTTGTAACAAATGGTGAACTTCCATTCAAAGTAGATTCTCTTAGATGACGGAGGTACTGACATGAACATTGAAGTGAAGTCCATAAAGCATTGCAAGCCATATGAATTCATTCTCGAATTTAACAATGGGGAAGAAAGAGCAATAGATCTTGAAGGAATCCTTGACAAGGGCAGATTCGCGGAACTGAGAGATCCAAAGATCTTCTGCTCGGCCAGAATAGCTTTCGATACAATAGAATGGTGTAATGGGCTGGACATCTGCCCAGAATACCTTTTTGAGCATTCAAAACCCGCACCAAATATTCCAGACTAATCTGCTAATCAAAATTTCCCTATCGTCATTCATCAGTTGAGTTTCGGCATAGCGGAGAGGCAGTTCTTTAGAACTCCCGACAAATTTATGCAGACAAATGGTCGTTCGTCTATACACACAGACTGATCTTCTCCACCATCCAGTAAAGCCTCTGTAGGGATCTCGATCTTTTGGACACTCACCTTGACAACTAACTGTATTAGTTGATATAGTACAGTTAAGATAGTCAATGAGGAGTGGTTTCAATGTTAGACGAAGCGATCGAAGTAAAAAACCTTAGAAAGAACTACGGAGATTTCGAGGCTGTAAAAGGGATAGACCTTTTCCTTGTACCCGGAAAGGTCAACGCTCTTCTGGGACCAAACGGCGCCGGAAAGACTACAACTCTAAAATCAATACTTGGTCTTGTTCATTATTCAGGAGAGATAACGATCCTTGGAGAGAAAATCGATGTCACCCGGGAGAGAATCTCATTCGTTCCCGAAGACAAAAGCTTCTATGACAGCCTGACTCCGGAGAAGGCAATCAAGATGTGCTCTCTGCTGATGAGCAACTTCTCTGCAGATAAGGCCGCAAAGCTCATGAAAGAGTTTGATCTTCCAATGAATAAAAAGATATCTGCCTTTTCCCACGGAATGAAGACATCCACTTATCTTGCAATAGCAATGTCTCAGGACGCTGACATCTTCATCTTTGACGAACCCACGTGGGGTCTTGATCCACTCCGGAGAGACGAAGTTCTTGAGATGATAAAGAACCTATCCCTGAATGGAAAGACAGTACTTTACACCTCTCACATCATTCCCGAGGTAGAGAAGATCGCCGATGTTTTCTCTATCATGTACAAAGGAGAAATACTGTATACCGGAGAACTGAAGGGATTGGGTTCAAGATTCTCTCTCTTCAATCTTCCCCCTGAAACAGCTATTGACAGCAAAGCTTTTTCGGCCGTCGTAAGAGAAGGCAAGGCGACAAAGGTCTTGACTGACGACTCGGAGAAAATCAGAGAATTGAGAAAGATAGACGGATCAAAGGAAGAAGTGGTAGATCTTGAATCCTTCTTTGGAACTCTGGTAAGGGGGAATAAGCATGTTCTATAAGGAAATCCGTGAAATGAAATTGAGAGTAATAATCATGTTCGTCGTTTTGCTAGTCTCATTGGTATCAACTATAGCTCTTAGACCTTATGCAGCGCAGATGATGGAAGAGATGACCGCTCAACTCGAAGAGATGCCTGATTTTCTTAAGAATCTTATGGGAGACGTTTCAGGTCTCACGAGACTCAACGACGACAACTACTATCTGTTGAGTCAGTGGCACGGAAAGAATTACGGGCAGTTCCTTCCCTTCGTCGTTCTGCTGATCACCTTCCCCATATTTGCAAAGGAATTCGATAAGAAGACGATATACTTCTTGCTTTCAAGAAAGAACAGGAACGAAGTCTTCAGGACGAAGTATCTTGCGGGACTCGGAGCCGTACTGATAATAACCGCAGTCTTGTCCTTGCTTGGTCCAGTAGCAATGAATCTCGCCGGTTACAGCATGGCGTTTGCCGATACACTGAAAGTGCTGCTCCAGCAGCTGGTCGGAGTCACATTCTTCTACTCTCTCTTTACGATGATTTCTATAATGAGTAGAGATCAGGTCAAACCGGTCGTCGCCGGAATAGTAATAGTTCTAGGATTGCCCATACTTGGAATGATTGATGCACTCTCCTGGCTGAATCCATATCCTTTTATACTGGGATCGAGTGTGGCGCAGAAAGGAACTATTGACTGGATCTATCTGGTCTCATTGCTTGCAGCGACGGTAGTGCTAACAGTAATTGATTACAAGGTCTTTGAAAAGAAAGAAGTTTAAATTCAGCCGCTTTCGGCGGGGTGAAGAACTGCCAAGAGAGGGCGGTTGGCGCAAGGCCAGGAAAAGCATCCTGTGACGCAACGCCTGCTTCACGGAGAAAGGCTAGCTCTTCGCCATTCATCGAGACAGAGATCTGAGAAAAAGGAAGCTCAAGAACCTTCTTCAATCTAATCGAAGGACCGGAGCGCGACTTTCAACGAAAGTCTAGGAGAGGGTTTCCGTTTCTCACAGCGTTCAGCGGCCAGCGGTTCATTACAGCGTTCAGCGGATCTTTTCGGTGAAGCTCTCGACGATGAACTTTCTCGTTAATCATGGTCCCGGCTCGAGAGCTCCTCACAACCATAATCAGGAGCTAAATACCACCAATATACTAATTCTTGCTCGATTGCTGTATCTAGCTCTTGATGATTCTGATCTTAAATCCTCCCTTGAGAGAGGAGGGCCACGAAGTGGCGGAGGGTGTCTCTGAAGGAACGAATGCGAGATCGAGAGAGCGAGAAGACGCTTTGAAATTGAGACGAAGCTTCGCTTCGAGAAAGATGATAATCGATACTACCAAGAGCAACTAGAGAAAGCAGATCATGTATAGTATCACTGCAGGATGACAGAAGAAAGGAAGCAAAGAATTCGGTTGTGCCAAGAGCCCATCATCTCAACCATAAGTCAGGAGTTAATGAGAAATCATGTGATACTTCTTCTCCCTTGACAGTATATGCTGTGTTTGGCTCGTGATGATCCTGATCTCAAATCCTCCCTTGAGGGAGGAGGGCCACGAAGTGGCGGAGGGTGTTAGTCTTTGAGGGTAAGACGAGTCTCCCCCACATGAGATAGACCTGGCATGGTAGATCAACAACTGATGACTCGTAAGCAAATGATACCCGTTCAATTTCGGACAGGTGGATCGATGTAAGATGCTCTTCAAAGAGCACACTCCCCACTGCAAGCGGCCCTCCCGCTCAAGCAGGGATTTAGATCAAGAGCAGAAGAGCGGTTCATCGTTCCGACACTTCGTGTCCATGTTCTTAGTTAAGAACCACGAGATGATGAGAGAGCACGAGACAGATGAGATGAGATCCAGTTTGAGCCTCTCAAGCGGGGATTTAAGATCGAGAGCGCAGAAGCGCATGAAACCGCGTCTATTTGATAATGATGACAACTCTGGAACTAAGAAACAGGATGATTGAGCTCCAAAGGTGATATGGTAATGATGATCTCTCGAGAGGATACGACATCTCTATTATCGATGGAGTGCGCCTAACCGGTCTTATCGGAGAACGCTGGACCGTTTACAGATAACGGATCTTGGGTGCTAGATCCCTTGAATCCCCCAAGCAGGAGCATTTTGGGGCAGGCTCCACGGGATGAGAATCATGAAGAAGAACTCTCGCCTTCTCGTGAGCGCAGCGAACCTCTCGAATATGTTCTTTCTCGGCTTTTCAAAGCGACCAGCGGGTCCTTGCTCTCAAGCGTTCAGCGGATCTTTGCGGCGGTTCCATCGTCGACGGGGTGTGTTCTCTTGAAATCTTCACACTCTCAACCGTAAGAGGTATTCTCCTTCAAAGGAGGACCATAGATTAAATTCAGTTGTAGAGAAAAGCCGACATTTAGTAGAGTACGCAAAGCCGAATTGACCTAGTAGTGTTTGTGCTATTGCACGCAACGCGACTCTGGAAAGCCGTACGGAAGGTGATAATGTGTGGTTTGACATTGATATAAGATCCCCATTACCGATCTACGATCAAATCAAGAGGGGGGTGAAGGAGGAGATCCTCAAGGAGAGACTTAAGGAAGGAGATCCTCTTCCCTCAATCCGTGAAATGGCCTCTCAAATCAGGGTTAATCCTAACACTGTTGCCAGAGCCTACAGAGAACTCGAGATGGAAGGCCTGATTATGGCAAGACAGGGATTGGGGTATATAGTAGTCAGTGACAAAGATCAGGTAAGAGACTCCGTCTTTGAAAGTCTATTTACTGAGCTTAGGGAGCCCATCCTGCGTTTGAAGAAGTCGGGAATTTCTCTGGAAAGGCTCCTGGAGGTGATTGAGAAGATATGGAAAGAAATGAATTGACGCTGGATATACAGAACCTTGAGAAGACTTATAAGGGCAATGTTGAGGCCGTTCGCGGGATCGATGTCAAGCTGGATAAACAACGAATCTACGCGCTGCTTGGCCCAAATGGAGCCGGCAAAACGACAGTTCTGAAATCCATACTGGGATTGATCAATTACTCTGGATCGATACTTGTTCTTGGAAAACCCATTGATGAGGTCAGAGAAATGATCTCGTTCGTTCCTGAGGAGAAGAATCTTTGTGAAACTCTGGACA is a genomic window containing:
- a CDS encoding transposase; translation: MEHNERLIERRSIRLKEYDYSRTGAYFLTICTYRRQCLLGTMVDGRVILSSIGKIVVEEWLRSAEVRKEIELDAFVIMPNHLHAIVAIHRGERQIVSECLEAERRAMKAKTIGSFVSRFKAAATVRANELHGTPGKSIWQRNYYEHVIRSEKEQNRIREYIVNNPLRWQIDRENPDRKTNQVRSTIEEDDLYPWED
- a CDS encoding HEPN domain-containing protein; translated protein: MPDRSLDWLRQAKRDLEHARESVVNGKHEWACFAAQQAAEKAVKALHLSLGQEAWGHMVSRLIQDLPEGIDLPEELLDKAKILDNSYIPARYPNGHPRVLSKERGYRMRVEGVASGHP
- a CDS encoding IS110 family transposase gives rise to the protein MLYVGVDISSESFDVCFYLPEKKKMKSMKYKQDREGFREFLKKLNTYKDEKQVGMEATGSYHSNLYGFLRSKGIDVQLLDPYTLSKFMKAMSRSKTDKKDAKSIAVAMYRIFDLLSVSQVPEEEMSAFRDLVRMRSTVVANCSDLQRKLKSKLKIHMPELLKTFRSVSSPVLLHLLSVYPSREEILANEEDAVKLLSSHRNWSEKKAREVIDSLKDSIGKPDTFGTYSTITSTFIAEIKLLKDHVEALNEEIKRFLRKFPDNPLRTIPGIAEVTEAEIVSEVGDIDRFSSGKAFVSYIGLDPVIKQSGNMTRGLSISKKGNKHLRKTFYQLAKNLITNTEKYRNKYEKMKERGVKKKVALTATARAAAEMVYQLLKNNVPFDLSLS
- a CDS encoding nucleotidyltransferase family protein, yielding MPVRLLNSSVMKWPSKEAVVESLAKWSEALKRDSNILSIGYFGSYARGDNGVGSDLDVIIIMEDSKVPFGKRGIEWDLAMLPVPVDLLIYTLDEWNELNKELSYFIKRLREEVKWIFMKDDSLNL
- a CDS encoding DUF2442 domain-containing protein — protein: MNIEVKSIKHCKPYEFILEFNNGEERAIDLEGILDKGRFAELRDPKIFCSARIAFDTIEWCNGLDICPEYLFEHSKPAPNIPD
- a CDS encoding ABC transporter ATP-binding protein; translation: MLDEAIEVKNLRKNYGDFEAVKGIDLFLVPGKVNALLGPNGAGKTTTLKSILGLVHYSGEITILGEKIDVTRERISFVPEDKSFYDSLTPEKAIKMCSLLMSNFSADKAAKLMKEFDLPMNKKISAFSHGMKTSTYLAIAMSQDADIFIFDEPTWGLDPLRRDEVLEMIKNLSLNGKTVLYTSHIIPEVEKIADVFSIMYKGEILYTGELKGLGSRFSLFNLPPETAIDSKAFSAVVREGKATKVLTDDSEKIRELRKIDGSKEEVVDLESFFGTLVRGNKHVL
- a CDS encoding ABC transporter permease subunit — translated: MFYKEIREMKLRVIIMFVVLLVSLVSTIALRPYAAQMMEEMTAQLEEMPDFLKNLMGDVSGLTRLNDDNYYLLSQWHGKNYGQFLPFVVLLITFPIFAKEFDKKTIYFLLSRKNRNEVFRTKYLAGLGAVLIITAVLSLLGPVAMNLAGYSMAFADTLKVLLQQLVGVTFFYSLFTMISIMSRDQVKPVVAGIVIVLGLPILGMIDALSWLNPYPFILGSSVAQKGTIDWIYLVSLLAATVVLTVIDYKVFEKKEV
- a CDS encoding GntR family transcriptional regulator; the protein is MWFDIDIRSPLPIYDQIKRGVKEEILKERLKEGDPLPSIREMASQIRVNPNTVARAYRELEMEGLIMARQGLGYIVVSDKDQVRDSVFESLFTELREPILRLKKSGISLERLLEVIEKIWKEMN